A single window of Neisseria chenwenguii DNA harbors:
- a CDS encoding phage holin family protein translates to MTIKQNLEYAKTLLNQGTDLLLLRAQMLHLDLAEQAEGAFKSAVWLAAAAVLSLVGLISLLFGLNRVLGDTAAVWVFFGLTAACLLTVSVTLRMVVTNWRRQSGRVAATLREIQDDIACLRGQGAADREGGRDE, encoded by the coding sequence ATGACCATCAAACAAAATCTCGAATACGCCAAAACTCTGCTCAATCAGGGCACGGATCTGCTGCTTTTGCGCGCGCAGATGCTGCATCTCGATTTGGCCGAACAAGCCGAAGGCGCATTCAAATCCGCCGTCTGGCTGGCCGCCGCCGCAGTGTTGTCACTGGTCGGCCTGATCAGCCTGCTGTTCGGGCTGAACCGCGTATTGGGCGACACCGCTGCCGTATGGGTATTTTTCGGCCTTACCGCCGCCTGCCTGCTGACCGTGTCCGTCACATTGCGCATGGTCGTCACAAACTGGCGCCGCCAAAGCGGGCGCGTCGCCGCCACCCTGCGCGAAATTCAGGACGACATCGCCTGCCTGCGCGGACAAGGCGCGGCAGACAGAGAAGGAGGGCGCGATGAATAA
- a CDS encoding DUF883 family protein, with product MDKQDFEARRDALLKDIREVMDDVEALYNNSADAAGEQAQEAKAKLQEKLEAAKGRLNRFESEAAERFKHHAEQARDKYHEFEEQAGEKFRQGKRRFAEFEAEAGERIKHHAKQADQAVHDKPYYAIGFAALAGLVVGVLLNRR from the coding sequence ATGGACAAACAGGATTTCGAAGCCCGCCGAGATGCTTTGCTGAAAGACATCCGCGAAGTGATGGACGACGTCGAAGCGCTGTATAACAACAGTGCCGATGCCGCCGGCGAGCAGGCTCAGGAAGCCAAAGCCAAATTGCAGGAAAAACTCGAAGCCGCCAAAGGCCGTCTGAACCGTTTTGAAAGCGAAGCCGCTGAGCGTTTCAAACACCATGCGGAGCAGGCGCGCGACAAATATCACGAATTTGAAGAACAGGCCGGCGAAAAATTTCGTCAGGGCAAACGGCGCTTTGCCGAATTTGAAGCCGAAGCGGGCGAGCGCATCAAACACCACGCCAAGCAGGCCGACCAAGCCGTTCACGACAAACCCTATTACGCCATCGGCTTTGCCGCGCTGGCCGGTTTGGTTGTCGGTGTTTTATTAAACCGCCGCTAA